ATCAGGACGAGGACGCCCTCCACGGCCTGGCCCGTCTGGTTGATGGTGGTGGCGATCACCGAAGAAATGTCCGGATAGCCGACGACCAGGGCCAGGGTCGTGTTCTTGACCACGTTGACGTACTGGCTGGTCATCGGCGGGATGATCACGCGCAGGGCCTGAGGGATGACGACCAACCGCAGGGTCTGGCGCTCCGAGAGGCCCAGCGCCCTGCCCGCTTCCCACTGCCCGATCGGCACGGCGTCGATGCCGCCCCGGATGATCTCGCCGATGAAGGCCGCCGAATAGAGGATCAGGCCCAGCAGCAGAGCGACCAGCTCGGGCGTCAGGGCAAAACCGCCGGCGTAGTTGAAGTGGCCCAGGCGGGGCGTCTCGACGGTCACGCCGGCCTTCACCGCCAGACCCAGCAGCGAGAGCGCGACCAGCCCCGCGCCGCCGAGGATCATCCCACGCTTGCCGATCTCGCGCTGGGCGTAGGCCGCGCCGCCCGCGATCACCACGACCGCGCTGAGCGTCAGGAACAGCGCCGCGCTCGAGAGCCGCAGTCCCGGCAGATAGAGGCCGCGATCCGTCAGGAAGACGCCCTCGATCGGGCTCATCGCCGCGTGGACATTTGGCAGTCCGACGGTGACCAGCGCGTACCAGAACAAGAGCTGCACCACGAGCGGCGTGTTGCGCAGCGCCTCGACGAAGACGGTCGAGACGCCGCGCGCCAACGGGTTCTGAGAGCGGCGCGCCAGGGCGACGACCAGGCCCAGCGCCGTCGAGACCGCGCCGATGACGATGGCCAGCATCAGGGTGTTGGCCAGGCCGGCCGCGAACGCCCAGGCGAAGCTGTCTGACGGCTGGTAGGGCAAGACGCCCTCGGAGATCGGGAAGCGGGCCGAGCGGGTGACGAAGTCGAAGCCGACGGTGATGCCGCGCTTGGCCAGGTTTGCCAGTGTGTTGCCGACCAGCCAGGCTGCGACGCCGGCCACGGCCAGGATCACCAGGCCTTGGTAGACGAGACCGCGAAGACGGCCTTGGGTTGGCGCGAGCCCCGACATGGGCGCGCTCAGTTGAAGGCCAGGGGGACCATCAGCCCCCCGTCGCGCTGCAGGCGGTTGAGGCCACGGTCGATCTTCAGCTTGCTGTCCTTGCCGACGTTGCGGTCATAAACCTCGGCATAGTTGCCGACCTGATGGACCACGTCGTAGGCGAAAGCCTCATTCAGCCCCAGCGCCTTGCCGTTGCCCTTCTCGACGCCGAGGAAGCGACGGACGGTCGGGCTGTCGGATTTCAGCATGGCTTCGGCATTGGCCGAGGTGATCCCCAGCTGCTCGCCCATCAGCATGGCCTGGAACGACCATTTGACGATGTCGAACCACTGGTCGTCGCCGTGGCGGACAGCCGGCGTCAGCGGCGCGACCTCGTCATTGGCCGGGATGATCACGTAGTCGTCGGGATTGGCCGCCTGGGTGGCGCGCACCGAGGCCAGGGCCGAGGCGTCGGTGATCAGGGCGTCGCAGCGGCCGCTGAAGAAGGCTTGGCGCGTGGCCTGGACGCTGTCGAACACCACGGCGTGCAGGCCAAGGCCATACTGCCGCGAGACGTCGGTGAAGGTCACCTCGGTCGTCGAACCGGTCTGGACGCACACAGACGCACCGGCGAGGTCTTTCACGTTCCCGACCTTTGCCGACTTGGGCACCAGTAGTCCGACATAGTCGTAGTAATTGGGAAAAGCGAAGTTCACGCCGTTGCCGTCGCGCGACAGCGTCCAGGTCGTGGTCCGGGGCAGGACGTCGATCTCACCGCTCTGCAAGGCGGTCAGGCGCTGCTGGCCGGTCAGGGGCACGAAGCGGACCTTGTCCTTGTCGCCCAGGGCGGCGGCCGCGACCGCGCGGCAGGTATCGACATCGAGGCCTCGCCAATAGCCCTTCTTGTCGGGCATGCCGAAGCCGACGGTCAGCGGGCTGGCGCCGCAGATCACGTAGCCGCGCTTGCGGACGGCCGCGAGGGTCGCCCCGCCACCGCCGGACTTGTCCTTGGGCTTCTCTGCGCAGGCCGCGAGTCCACAAAGGACCCCCGCCGCCAGAACCATCGAGACCAGTGCGCGCATGTCCTCGCCCCTCCGCTCGCCTTAGGCCAAGGCCGCGAACAGGCCTTCCAGGTCGGCCCACAGATCCTCAGGATCTTCCAGACCGATGCTGATGCGCAGGATGGTCCCCTCTTCCGTCCACGGCACGGCCACCCGGTCTGGACGGATGTCCATCGGTACGATCAGGCTGCGAACGCCGCCCCAGGAGGCGCCGATGGTGAAGGTCTTGAGCGCGGTCAGAGCCGGGCCGAGCTTGTCGTCGACACCCGGCTTCAGCACCACGGCAAAGAGGCCGCTGGCCCCGGCAAAGTCGCGTTCCCAGAACTCTCGGCCGGGGCACTCGGGCAAGGCCGGATGCAGCACGCGCTCCACGCCGGGCAGGCCGACGATCTTATGGGCCAGGTCCGTGCCGACCTTGCCGACATGGGCCAGGCGCACACCCATGGTCTGCAGGCCACGGATGGCCAGCTGCACCTCGTCGGGCGAGACGCCGATGCCGATCATCCGGGTCGTGGCCTTCAGCGCCTTGAATAGCTCGACGTCGCGGACGCTGATCGAGCCCAGCAGCAGGTCCGAGTGACCGCCGACATACTTGGTCAGGGCTTCCATCGAGAAATCCGCGCCATGGACCAGCGGCTTGAACAGCAAGGGCGTGGCCCAGGTGTTGTCGCAACCGACCAGCGCGCCCTTGGCGTGGGCCGCGGCGATGATCGCCGGCACGTCCTGAAATTCCATAGTCGTCGAGCCGGGGGACTCGATCCAGACGAGCTTGGTCCGATCGTCGATCAGGTCGGCGATCCCCGCCCCGATCATCGGGTCATAGACCTCATGGTCGATGCCGCGCGGCTTCAGATAGTTCACGCAGAAGCCGCGCACTGGCGGATAGGCGGTGTCGGGGATCAGCACCTTGTCGCCCGGCAACAGCACGGTGAGGAAGACGATGGTCGCCCCGGCCTGGCCCGAGGGCACGATCACCGTGCGCTCGCCGCCTTCCAGCGCGGTCAGATAGGCTTCGAGGGTCTTGGTCGTCGGCGTACCGTGCAGTCCGTAGGTATAGCCGTCGGGGCCCCGGTACTTTCGGTTCGAATAGGCGTCGGCGTCTTCGAAGACGATGGTCGAGGCGCGGTAGGTCGGCACCTGCAGGCTGGCGTAGCCTTCGTGCGAAACTTCCGGGTAGTGCACGACGCGCGACAGGTCTTTCATGGTGTCCCTCGACTGATCTCGAAGCGGACATTCGGGCCAGCCGGGTAGAAACACAATTGACCGTCAGGCACCGGTCCATGCCCTACGGTTATAGCTCAGGGACCTACCGCGATCGGGTGCCCCTCAGCGCCGCGGCGAAGAAGGATCTCACCGGCCGTTTTCGTCGGGCAAGGATTGGCCTGGCGGCGCCGGTTAGCTCTGCGCGGACCCGGTCCCACTCCTCCTTGAGGACGATGTCGCCCCAAATGATGAGCCATTT
The DNA window shown above is from Caulobacter sp. FWC26 and carries:
- a CDS encoding amino acid ABC transporter permease, encoding MSGLAPTQGRLRGLVYQGLVILAVAGVAAWLVGNTLANLAKRGITVGFDFVTRSARFPISEGVLPYQPSDSFAWAFAAGLANTLMLAIVIGAVSTALGLVVALARRSQNPLARGVSTVFVEALRNTPLVVQLLFWYALVTVGLPNVHAAMSPIEGVFLTDRGLYLPGLRLSSAALFLTLSAVVVIAGGAAYAQREIGKRGMILGGAGLVALSLLGLAVKAGVTVETPRLGHFNYAGGFALTPELVALLLGLILYSAAFIGEIIRGGIDAVPIGQWEAGRALGLSERQTLRLVVIPQALRVIIPPMTSQYVNVVKNTTLALVVGYPDISSVIATTINQTGQAVEGVLVLMAVFLTLSLSASLFMNWYNRRIALVQR
- a CDS encoding amino acid ABC transporter substrate-binding protein: MRALVSMVLAAGVLCGLAACAEKPKDKSGGGGATLAAVRKRGYVICGASPLTVGFGMPDKKGYWRGLDVDTCRAVAAAALGDKDKVRFVPLTGQQRLTALQSGEIDVLPRTTTWTLSRDGNGVNFAFPNYYDYVGLLVPKSAKVGNVKDLAGASVCVQTGSTTEVTFTDVSRQYGLGLHAVVFDSVQATRQAFFSGRCDALITDASALASVRATQAANPDDYVIIPANDEVAPLTPAVRHGDDQWFDIVKWSFQAMLMGEQLGITSANAEAMLKSDSPTVRRFLGVEKGNGKALGLNEAFAYDVVHQVGNYAEVYDRNVGKDSKLKIDRGLNRLQRDGGLMVPLAFN
- the metC gene encoding cystathionine beta-lyase, which codes for MKDLSRVVHYPEVSHEGYASLQVPTYRASTIVFEDADAYSNRKYRGPDGYTYGLHGTPTTKTLEAYLTALEGGERTVIVPSGQAGATIVFLTVLLPGDKVLIPDTAYPPVRGFCVNYLKPRGIDHEVYDPMIGAGIADLIDDRTKLVWIESPGSTTMEFQDVPAIIAAAHAKGALVGCDNTWATPLLFKPLVHGADFSMEALTKYVGGHSDLLLGSISVRDVELFKALKATTRMIGIGVSPDEVQLAIRGLQTMGVRLAHVGKVGTDLAHKIVGLPGVERVLHPALPECPGREFWERDFAGASGLFAVVLKPGVDDKLGPALTALKTFTIGASWGGVRSLIVPMDIRPDRVAVPWTEEGTILRISIGLEDPEDLWADLEGLFAALA